The proteins below are encoded in one region of Methanosarcina barkeri 3:
- the feoB gene encoding ferrous iron transport protein B: protein MTGISSSCCTSGSESKNKSPYDLTIAFIGNPSVGKSVFFSRLTGVGVEISNYPGTTVALKRGIVKARGKTIEIVDLPGIYSLGVTNEDEKVTKKFLIEDRPDVIVNVVDASRLERNLYLTLQLLELDIPMVVALNQVDLAADLGILVDKDGLSELLGLPVVPTVATWGIGLDEVMLVALDEQNENQEHHQVKYSQWIRQALSSLDYAFPNIPPIVKMAALLNDAEFVELCCMPPEANALLSSARRLRQNLEIEQEISVPDTVARDLYGETGYIVDSVVSRFEPKKNIRERIDAILTSPNFGIAVLISALLFTFLLVFRVGGFLETWIVNEIFEPHVILPAEAATSGMSPVMKNLIVYSLRGVEAGFAIAIPYIAVFYAILSIFEDSGYLTRAAFLLDNLTHKLGLHGRAVIPLVLGFGCNVPAIMAVHSLGTQRERRIASLLIALIPCSARTVIILGLVGTFVGFWPAVSIYLMEIFIIAGMGLILGKSLPGQRSGFIMEMTPLRKPELKSTLKKTWMKSREFLYIAFPLLLVGSAFLGVADALGLLSVFQDFVEPISVGMLGLPAFAVTALVFGILRKEMALQILAVLAGTANFAAVMTPVQMYQFAVITTIYMPCVATIAVLKHELGTKDTALIVIFTILLAIGMGILIRIFGPIFL, encoded by the coding sequence ATGACAGGAATTTCAAGTTCATGCTGCACTTCGGGAAGTGAAAGTAAGAACAAAAGTCCCTATGACCTTACAATAGCTTTCATAGGAAACCCAAGCGTTGGAAAAAGCGTATTCTTCAGTAGATTAACCGGGGTAGGTGTAGAGATCTCGAATTATCCGGGTACGACAGTTGCTCTTAAAAGGGGAATTGTAAAGGCTCGGGGAAAAACTATTGAAATCGTTGACCTGCCAGGCATTTATTCTCTTGGGGTCACAAATGAAGATGAGAAAGTAACGAAGAAATTTCTGATTGAAGACAGGCCGGATGTTATAGTCAATGTCGTTGACGCAAGCAGGCTTGAAAGGAATCTGTACCTGACTCTGCAGCTTCTGGAACTCGATATTCCGATGGTTGTTGCATTAAACCAGGTAGATCTGGCTGCAGACCTTGGAATTCTCGTTGATAAGGACGGACTCTCGGAACTTCTTGGCCTGCCTGTAGTGCCAACGGTTGCGACCTGGGGAATAGGGCTCGATGAGGTAATGCTTGTAGCCCTTGACGAACAGAATGAAAATCAGGAACACCACCAGGTAAAATATAGCCAGTGGATCCGGCAGGCTCTTTCTAGCCTTGACTATGCTTTTCCCAACATACCGCCAATCGTAAAAATGGCAGCTCTACTAAATGATGCTGAGTTTGTAGAACTATGCTGTATGCCACCTGAGGCTAATGCCTTGCTCTCTTCTGCCAGGCGGTTAAGACAAAACCTGGAGATAGAACAGGAAATTTCAGTACCTGATACTGTTGCAAGAGATCTCTATGGAGAAACAGGATATATTGTGGACAGCGTGGTTTCAAGGTTTGAACCTAAAAAAAATATAAGAGAAAGAATAGATGCCATCCTTACTTCCCCGAATTTCGGAATTGCAGTGCTCATATCTGCCCTGCTCTTTACTTTCCTTCTTGTTTTCCGGGTAGGCGGCTTCCTTGAGACCTGGATTGTGAATGAAATCTTTGAGCCTCATGTGATCCTTCCTGCCGAAGCCGCAACTTCGGGCATGTCACCTGTCATGAAAAATCTGATTGTATATTCTCTTCGGGGAGTAGAGGCAGGTTTTGCAATTGCCATTCCATACATCGCAGTTTTTTACGCCATTCTTTCCATATTCGAGGATTCGGGTTATCTTACAAGAGCGGCTTTTCTGCTCGATAATCTGACGCATAAGCTTGGTCTCCACGGAAGAGCCGTGATTCCGCTAGTTCTTGGCTTTGGTTGCAATGTTCCTGCAATTATGGCAGTGCATTCCCTTGGCACGCAGAGGGAAAGGAGGATAGCTTCTCTTCTTATAGCTCTAATTCCCTGCTCTGCACGGACCGTCATTATCCTGGGACTTGTTGGAACTTTCGTAGGTTTCTGGCCTGCAGTTTCAATCTATCTTATGGAGATTTTCATTATTGCTGGCATGGGTTTGATTCTGGGAAAGAGCCTGCCAGGACAGAGGAGTGGCTTCATCATGGAAATGACTCCTCTTAGAAAACCGGAACTGAAATCTACCCTCAAAAAGACGTGGATGAAAAGTAGAGAGTTTTTGTATATTGCTTTCCCGCTTCTACTCGTTGGAAGCGCGTTTTTGGGAGTTGCCGATGCTCTTGGCCTTCTTTCAGTCTTCCAGGACTTTGTAGAACCTATATCCGTGGGTATGCTGGGCCTTCCGGCATTTGCGGTGACTGCTCTGGTTTTTGGGATACTTAGAAAGGAAATGGCTCTTCAGATTCTTGCAGTACTTGCAGGTACAGCCAATTTTGCAGCTGTAATGACACCTGTCCAGATGTACCAGTTTGCTGTAATTACAACCATTTATATGCCATGTGTGGCAACGATTGCAGTACTGAAGCACGAACTCGGAACAAAGGATACGGCTTTGATAGTTATTTTCACTATACTACTGGCTATTGGAATGGGCATCCTGATCCGAATTTTTGGGCCTATTTTTCTATGA
- the smc gene encoding chromosome segregation protein SMC has product MYIKEIEFVNFKSFGKKVKIPFYNDFTTISGPNGSGKSNIIDGILFALGLTSSRTLRAEKLTDLIYNGDASKKPDFAQVTIRFDNSDHKLPLELDEVEVSRKIRRTKSGYYSYFYFNGKAVSLGEIHSQLEKAGITPEGYNVVMQGDVTQIISMTSVERRKIIDEIAGVAEFDERKQKALDELEVVRQQIERVDIILEEVRTQLEKLAGERDQALKYQALKAEKVKFEGYLLLSKLKDARAELQNIDKELTGKEEHLEKVQLLLNERMKELQALEENLEELSVEIRKKGEDEQLQVKREIEEIKGEISRCVDSIELSESELEEADSRRRKAFVEIDSTKGKVRELEEKIEAENLRKESISSELSERKTERMLLQSKIADVDAKFAATRDELMTVRKKLEDVKNEKNELIRTEDRLLDTLRRKSLELREIENQIRDAEAAVATSDSDTLSVRYELEKLSENLESLIRDRDDIESSHFRIKEDIRKLENKLHSLQQEYTITEARVRASEQGGGYSRSVEMVIGAARQEDLFGIHGTIAQLGRVDRQYSIALEVAAGNRMQAIVVDTDADAAEAIEYLKRRKGGRATFLPLNKMKEPRRLENLSYEDGVIGYAIDLIQFDSDFEPAFWYVFQDTLVMENLASARRLMGKARMVTLEGELLEKSGAMVGGSVSSKSGASFAAAEKDKLLELAEEIRSLDASRSAAISKQDSIESHLFELSRKIRDCEATISRKENQLEEISGREAKLAELLEFKQADLKLIEESRTELGTEMEKVSAEKSDKEKIVSELEEQISGLETKLADSPLPEINKKIEFVDEELRRLDGRIRDTEATLNALQLEKEYTEQKITEAKEVIRELDEKKASRMEKVNYLKIKIKEFEEKLEEKKVREVELSDELLGLQQEREKVQVEYNAVKRRVSIASTTLEKAKQQVLTLTATKNALLDQEKQFAEEILKRGIEETDEVPNYETVYMRIQAIDEALRQLEPVNMRAIDEYNEVQLRLSDLQGKRDTLFTEREQLLERIEQYEHLKRDAFMEAYTSINSNFKEIFHELSDGMGELLLDDPDDPFAGGMTLRAQPKEKTLQRIEAMSGGEKSLTALAFIFAIQQYRPAPFYAFDEIDMFLDGWNVERVSRRVKTSGSKVQFIVVSLRKPMIQAASRTIGVTMQENNLTSITGVRLNG; this is encoded by the coding sequence GTGTATATAAAAGAGATTGAATTTGTTAACTTTAAGTCTTTCGGAAAAAAAGTAAAGATTCCCTTTTATAATGACTTTACTACAATTTCGGGTCCGAACGGGAGTGGGAAGTCTAACATAATAGACGGGATTCTTTTTGCACTCGGGCTCACAAGTTCAAGGACTCTTCGTGCTGAAAAACTTACCGATCTGATTTATAACGGCGATGCGTCAAAAAAGCCTGATTTTGCTCAGGTTACGATCCGTTTTGATAACTCTGACCATAAGTTACCTTTAGAGCTTGATGAAGTTGAGGTCTCAAGAAAGATCCGGCGGACAAAAAGCGGGTACTACAGCTATTTTTATTTCAATGGAAAAGCCGTAAGTCTTGGAGAGATCCATTCCCAGCTTGAAAAAGCCGGAATAACGCCTGAAGGCTACAATGTGGTTATGCAGGGAGATGTAACGCAAATTATCTCCATGACCTCCGTAGAAAGAAGAAAGATTATAGACGAAATCGCAGGAGTTGCGGAGTTTGACGAACGAAAGCAAAAGGCACTTGATGAACTGGAAGTTGTAAGGCAGCAAATCGAACGAGTGGATATAATCCTTGAAGAGGTACGCACTCAGTTAGAAAAACTTGCAGGGGAACGGGACCAGGCCTTAAAATACCAGGCACTCAAGGCTGAAAAAGTAAAATTTGAAGGATATCTCCTGCTTTCCAAACTCAAGGACGCCAGGGCTGAACTGCAAAATATTGATAAGGAACTCACAGGCAAGGAAGAACACCTTGAAAAAGTCCAGCTACTCCTGAACGAAAGAATGAAGGAACTTCAAGCTCTTGAAGAAAACCTGGAAGAGCTTTCAGTCGAAATCCGAAAGAAAGGAGAGGATGAACAGCTTCAGGTTAAGAGGGAGATCGAAGAAATAAAGGGAGAAATTTCTCGCTGCGTAGATAGTATAGAGCTTTCGGAATCCGAACTTGAAGAAGCTGACTCACGACGCAGGAAAGCCTTTGTAGAAATCGATTCCACCAAGGGCAAGGTAAGGGAACTAGAAGAAAAGATTGAAGCCGAAAACCTGAGAAAAGAAAGCATTTCTTCAGAGCTTTCCGAGCGTAAAACGGAACGCATGCTGCTCCAGAGCAAGATTGCGGATGTAGACGCAAAATTTGCTGCTACACGGGATGAGCTCATGACTGTCAGGAAGAAACTGGAAGATGTAAAAAATGAAAAAAACGAGCTGATCCGAACAGAGGACCGACTTCTTGACACACTCAGGAGAAAATCATTGGAACTTCGGGAGATCGAAAACCAGATTCGAGACGCTGAAGCAGCAGTTGCTACTTCTGACAGTGATACGCTTTCTGTCAGGTACGAGCTTGAAAAGCTTTCCGAAAATCTGGAATCTCTTATTCGGGACCGTGATGATATCGAAAGCAGCCATTTCAGGATAAAGGAAGATATAAGGAAACTTGAAAACAAACTCCACAGCCTCCAGCAGGAGTACACAATCACGGAGGCAAGAGTGCGGGCATCTGAACAGGGCGGAGGCTATTCCAGGTCTGTGGAAATGGTAATAGGGGCTGCTAGGCAGGAAGATCTTTTTGGAATTCACGGGACCATTGCCCAGCTTGGAAGAGTGGACAGGCAATACTCAATAGCTCTGGAAGTTGCTGCAGGAAACCGAATGCAGGCAATTGTTGTGGATACTGATGCCGATGCTGCCGAAGCAATCGAATACCTGAAGCGTAGGAAAGGAGGAAGAGCTACCTTCCTTCCCCTCAATAAAATGAAAGAGCCCAGGCGGCTTGAAAACCTGAGTTACGAAGATGGAGTAATAGGGTACGCAATTGACCTTATTCAGTTTGATTCCGATTTTGAACCTGCTTTCTGGTATGTTTTTCAGGACACTCTTGTTATGGAAAACCTTGCAAGTGCCCGTCGCCTCATGGGAAAGGCGAGAATGGTAACCCTTGAAGGCGAACTTCTGGAAAAAAGCGGAGCAATGGTAGGAGGATCAGTTTCCTCTAAATCAGGAGCTTCTTTTGCGGCTGCAGAAAAAGATAAACTGCTTGAACTTGCAGAGGAGATCAGGTCCCTGGATGCAAGCCGGAGTGCAGCCATAAGCAAGCAGGACAGTATTGAAAGCCATCTTTTCGAGCTTAGCAGGAAAATTCGAGACTGTGAAGCTACGATCTCAAGAAAAGAGAACCAGCTTGAGGAAATTTCAGGCAGGGAAGCAAAACTTGCTGAACTTCTTGAATTCAAACAGGCCGACCTTAAATTAATCGAGGAGTCCAGAACCGAACTCGGAACTGAAATGGAAAAGGTATCTGCAGAGAAATCCGACAAAGAAAAGATCGTATCCGAGCTTGAGGAGCAGATCTCAGGGCTTGAAACTAAACTTGCTGATTCCCCTCTGCCTGAAATCAACAAAAAAATCGAATTCGTTGACGAAGAACTCCGCAGGCTAGATGGCCGAATACGGGATACTGAAGCCACATTAAACGCCTTGCAGCTTGAAAAAGAGTATACCGAACAGAAAATTACTGAAGCAAAGGAAGTTATCAGGGAACTTGATGAGAAGAAAGCTTCAAGAATGGAGAAAGTTAATTATCTAAAGATAAAAATAAAGGAGTTTGAAGAAAAGCTTGAAGAAAAGAAAGTCAGGGAGGTTGAACTTTCGGATGAACTACTAGGTCTTCAGCAAGAACGGGAAAAAGTTCAGGTTGAATACAATGCGGTCAAACGCAGGGTAAGTATTGCCTCAACCACACTTGAAAAAGCGAAGCAGCAGGTTCTTACGCTCACAGCTACTAAAAATGCGCTCTTAGATCAGGAAAAGCAATTTGCCGAAGAAATCCTGAAAAGAGGCATAGAAGAGACTGACGAAGTCCCTAATTACGAAACTGTTTATATGCGGATTCAGGCAATCGATGAAGCCCTCAGGCAACTCGAGCCCGTAAACATGCGAGCAATTGACGAGTATAATGAGGTACAGTTAAGGCTTTCGGATTTGCAGGGAAAGCGGGATACTCTATTTACCGAAAGAGAGCAGCTCCTTGAGCGCATTGAACAGTATGAGCATTTAAAGCGAGATGCCTTTATGGAAGCTTATACAAGCATTAATTCCAACTTCAAGGAGATTTTCCATGAGCTTTCTGACGGGATGGGTGAACTCTTGCTTGATGACCCTGATGACCCTTTTGCAGGAGGAATGACACTTCGGGCACAGCCAAAAGAAAAAACTCTCCAGAGGATCGAGGCAATGTCCGGAGGGGAAAAGAGTCTTACTGCACTTGCTTTCATTTTCGCGATCCAACAATACCGTCCTGCTCCTTTCTATGCTTTTGATGAAATTGATATGTTTCTGGACGGCTGGAACGTGGAGAGGGTTTCAAGGCGCGTTAAAACCTCAGGATCAAAAGTCCAGTTTATTGTTGTTTCCTTAAGAAAACCTATGATCCAGGCCGCATCCAGGACAATAGGGGTTACAATGCAGGAAAATAATCTCACAAGCATTACCGGAGTGAGACTTAATGGCTGA
- a CDS encoding segregation/condensation protein A — translation MAELMDNEGAALEVPLLQANKVSESRENDSLFVKSEIYELSGTVSSLGIDWNLLDISEFETSEPLGILVELARAGKIDPWDIDIVQLTDSFLGRVEELKQMDLRISSRTLLYSAILLRMKSSGILEVEEEEVDTFDSDFPEDPDFPEPAEFPIPKLPVRRVSTRPVTLNELILELKKAEKSLSRKNEKKTSQNSEESSPRPRLTTGDVLGIAHDEAISSRLSLMWQRLAELFTKQSVVVFSSLQERSEDKIMDYLSLLFLASSRKIWLFQDGLFEELYIYPGEESGFSTEANPSLFHEMSVKSKTELSKPEIKDSSKPNLTEEVPSHKNQDEEPELIVH, via the coding sequence ATGGCTGAGCTTATGGATAACGAGGGGGCAGCGCTTGAAGTACCGCTTCTTCAAGCTAATAAGGTTTCCGAATCCAGAGAAAATGACTCTCTTTTTGTGAAATCCGAGATTTATGAGCTGTCAGGTACTGTTTCAAGCCTTGGAATCGATTGGAACCTGCTTGATATTTCGGAGTTTGAGACCTCCGAACCTCTGGGCATACTGGTTGAACTTGCACGAGCAGGAAAAATCGATCCCTGGGATATAGACATAGTACAGCTTACTGACAGTTTTCTGGGAAGGGTGGAAGAGCTAAAGCAGATGGACCTCAGAATTTCCTCAAGGACGCTTCTTTATTCTGCTATTCTCCTGCGCATGAAGTCCTCGGGAATCCTTGAGGTAGAGGAGGAAGAGGTTGATACATTTGATTCGGATTTCCCTGAAGATCCTGATTTCCCCGAACCTGCAGAGTTTCCTATCCCGAAACTTCCAGTTCGTCGTGTTTCCACAAGGCCGGTAACACTAAATGAACTGATTCTTGAACTCAAGAAAGCCGAAAAAAGCCTTTCAAGAAAAAATGAGAAAAAAACCAGCCAAAATTCAGAAGAATCAAGTCCTCGTCCCAGGCTTACTACAGGAGATGTACTGGGTATTGCACATGATGAAGCCATAAGCTCTCGGTTGTCCCTTATGTGGCAAAGGCTTGCCGAACTATTTACGAAGCAATCTGTAGTGGTTTTTTCCAGTTTACAGGAAAGAAGTGAGGACAAAATTATGGATTATCTTTCTCTTCTTTTTCTTGCCTCAAGCAGGAAGATATGGCTTTTCCAGGATGGACTTTTTGAAGAATTATATATTTATCCGGGAGAAGAATCCGGTTTTTCCACCGAGGCTAATCCATCCCTTTTCCATGAAATGTCAGTAAAATCAAAAACTGAACTTTCAAAACCTGAAATTAAAGACTCTTCAAAACCGAATTTGACAGAGGAGGTTCCTTCACATAAAAACCAGGATGAGGAGCCTGAGTTAATTGTGCATTGA
- the scpB gene encoding SMC-Scp complex subunit ScpB produces MSELEIIEAALFAAGRAVSLEKLTKITGKPKKTVLSAVQKLTEAYSSRGSGIEILDLGERYVMQVKPEYSELMREVAPKELSAPKLRTLSMIAYHQPLLQSDLIDMRGSGAYDHIKDLIERGFVDSVPCGRSRQLSTTPLFADYFGLKRNDPKAIKDKILELLRLQAGQSDINLWIGRKTIAVTPMYESLMSMCGIKEYFIANAYSPSKEEISRLLETDVVIISAGYSDTVRQYCDGEILEMRSTTFEDLIEALALLAEELPDEVDSEMVEKSVEKIRETRERYVSSAVLIEKKVKPATEMVSRIVNDLSLGISADGVLIAPDYGVSKSGIKIEKDAQILIPTHRNVEGDLLQRVCAKYDSILEGLKKFED; encoded by the coding sequence ATGAGTGAGCTTGAGATTATCGAAGCCGCGCTTTTTGCTGCTGGCAGGGCTGTAAGCCTCGAAAAGCTTACAAAAATTACAGGAAAACCAAAAAAAACAGTTCTTTCAGCAGTACAGAAATTGACAGAGGCTTATTCTTCCCGAGGATCCGGGATTGAGATTCTTGATCTTGGAGAGAGATATGTTATGCAGGTCAAACCTGAATACTCCGAGCTTATGCGGGAAGTAGCCCCAAAAGAGCTTTCAGCCCCAAAACTTCGTACCCTTTCCATGATTGCCTATCATCAGCCCCTGCTTCAGTCAGACCTCATTGATATGAGAGGAAGCGGAGCCTATGACCATATAAAGGACCTTATAGAGCGAGGTTTTGTAGACTCTGTGCCTTGCGGGAGAAGCAGGCAGCTTTCTACAACTCCTCTTTTTGCAGATTATTTCGGGCTTAAAAGAAATGACCCTAAAGCCATAAAAGATAAAATCCTTGAACTTTTGAGATTACAGGCCGGGCAAAGTGATATCAACCTATGGATAGGAAGGAAGACTATTGCCGTGACACCTATGTACGAATCTCTTATGAGCATGTGCGGAATTAAGGAATATTTCATAGCAAATGCTTACTCGCCCTCAAAGGAGGAAATTTCCCGGCTACTTGAAACCGATGTAGTCATTATCTCGGCAGGTTATTCCGATACTGTAAGGCAGTACTGCGACGGAGAAATCCTTGAGATGCGTTCAACAACTTTTGAAGACCTTATAGAAGCTCTTGCCCTACTTGCGGAAGAACTTCCCGATGAAGTAGACTCCGAAATGGTGGAAAAAAGCGTTGAGAAAATTAGAGAAACCAGGGAAAGATATGTTTCTTCGGCTGTCCTTATCGAGAAGAAGGTTAAACCTGCAACTGAAATGGTTTCAAGAATCGTAAACGATCTTTCCCTTGGAATTTCCGCAGACGGGGTTCTTATCGCACCTGACTATGGAGTTTCGAAAAGTGGGATTAAGATCGAAAAGGATGCTCAGATCCTTATACCCACACACCGTAATGTTGAGGGTGATCTTCTTCAGAGAGTCTGTGCAAAGTATGACTCTATTCTCGAAGGTCTTAAGAAGTTTGAAGACTAA
- a CDS encoding TATA-box-binding protein — protein sequence MSESSIKIENVVASTKLAEEFDLTVIESQFEGAEYNKQKFPGLVYRVSDPKAAFLVFTSGKVVCTGAKNVADVHTVIGNMARKLNSIGIKTIENPQITVQNIVASADLHTILNLNAIAIGLGLENIEYEPEQFPGLVYRIDEPKVVVLIFSSGKLVVTGGKSPEDCERGVEVVRQQLDNMGLL from the coding sequence ATGAGCGAATCTAGCATCAAGATCGAAAATGTGGTTGCATCCACTAAACTCGCTGAAGAATTCGACTTAACTGTTATCGAATCCCAGTTCGAAGGAGCCGAGTACAACAAACAGAAGTTCCCCGGACTCGTTTACAGGGTTTCAGATCCTAAAGCTGCATTCCTGGTCTTTACTTCCGGTAAGGTTGTCTGTACAGGGGCAAAAAATGTTGCCGATGTACATACAGTTATAGGCAATATGGCGAGAAAGCTGAACAGTATAGGGATCAAGACCATAGAGAATCCCCAGATTACTGTCCAGAATATTGTTGCTTCAGCAGACCTGCATACTATTTTGAACCTGAACGCAATTGCAATAGGGCTTGGACTTGAAAACATTGAATATGAGCCCGAGCAGTTCCCTGGTCTTGTATACAGAATTGATGAACCCAAAGTAGTTGTGCTTATATTCAGCTCCGGAAAACTGGTAGTTACAGGTGGAAAATCTCCTGAAGACTGCGAGAGAGGAGTTGAAGTCGTCCGCCAGCAGCTCGACAACATGGGGCTTTTATAA
- the aglJ gene encoding S-layer glycoprotein N-glycosyltransferase AglJ: MNSTDVCILIPTLNEAATIGQLIKDFKQEGFSNILVIDGNSKDGTGQIAEAEGAKVVMQTGKGKGQAMIQAFELIESPYIIMVDGDGTYLAREARSLLRPLLEDSADHVIGNRLENYSKGAFTRLNLVGNHLINMFFDVAYGVKLKDILSGYRAFTLESVKELELNKTGFEIETEISVECILKKQRVEEVPITYLPRSKKGATKLNPVKDGFRIGSTIYRLAKMHNPMFYFGIIGSIFILTGLFTGIFVVIEWWSRDITHNQLSVLTTLLIVFGLQMYIFGLLSDFILTLHRQTVRLIMEQNKQKK; this comes from the coding sequence GTGAACAGCACAGATGTTTGCATTCTGATTCCCACCCTGAACGAAGCTGCAACAATAGGGCAGCTTATTAAAGACTTCAAGCAGGAAGGCTTTTCCAACATTCTGGTAATTGATGGAAACAGCAAGGACGGCACTGGGCAAATCGCAGAAGCTGAAGGCGCAAAAGTTGTCATGCAGACCGGAAAAGGTAAAGGGCAGGCAATGATTCAGGCTTTCGAGCTTATAGAAAGCCCTTACATAATAATGGTTGACGGTGACGGAACATACCTTGCCCGAGAAGCTCGCTCCCTTCTAAGGCCTTTACTGGAAGATAGTGCCGACCATGTAATAGGCAACAGGCTGGAGAATTACTCCAAGGGAGCTTTTACGAGGCTCAATCTTGTGGGCAATCATCTTATAAACATGTTTTTTGACGTTGCATATGGCGTAAAATTAAAAGATATCCTCTCAGGTTACCGTGCGTTTACGCTTGAAAGTGTAAAAGAACTTGAACTTAATAAGACAGGTTTCGAGATAGAAACCGAAATTTCTGTAGAATGTATTCTTAAAAAACAGAGGGTCGAAGAAGTTCCTATCACTTATTTACCGAGAAGTAAAAAAGGCGCAACCAAGTTAAATCCGGTAAAAGACGGATTCAGGATTGGATCTACAATCTATAGGCTTGCAAAAATGCACAATCCTATGTTCTACTTTGGGATAATAGGTTCTATCTTTATCCTGACAGGGCTGTTCACAGGAATCTTTGTTGTAATTGAGTGGTGGTCCCGTGATATCACTCATAACCAGCTTTCCGTTTTAACAACACTGCTAATTGTGTTCGGCCTTCAGATGTATATATTCGGACTCTTGAGTGATTTCATATTAACTCTCCATAGGCAAACAGTCCGTTTAATTATGGAGCAGAACAAACAAAAGAAATAA
- the thiC gene encoding phosphomethylpyrimidine synthase ThiC has product MTIVEDAQKGIITEEMKIVAKDEGLDPEFIRRGVAAGRIVIPTSPYRQVKICGIGEGLRTKVNASIGVSSDIVDADMEVKKAQAAEAAGADTLMELGTGGDFLAIRKKVIDSISLSVGSVPLYQAFIEAARKYGSIVHMTEEELFKATEDQAKLGTNFMAIHTGINNITMDRLKAHGRYGGLCSRGGAFMTSWMLHNEKENPLYANFDYLIEILKEHEVVLSTGNGMRAGAVHDATDRAQIQELIINAELADKAHKQGLQVIVEGPGHVPLDQIGTNVKLMKEMSGHKPFYMLGPLVTDIAPGYDHIVTAIGASVSASYGCDFLCYVTPAEHLALPNLEDVITGVKTSRIAAHVGDMVKYPDRAREQDLAMGRARRELDWQKMYSLAIDPEHAKEVRNSRAPEDTDACTMCGNFCALKIVNQNYNLAK; this is encoded by the coding sequence ATGACGATCGTGGAAGATGCACAAAAAGGGATTATCACCGAAGAAATGAAGATTGTTGCAAAGGACGAAGGACTTGACCCTGAATTCATCCGTCGTGGGGTTGCAGCCGGAAGAATTGTTATTCCAACATCTCCATACAGACAGGTAAAAATCTGCGGTATAGGAGAAGGTCTCAGGACCAAGGTCAATGCATCCATTGGTGTATCCTCGGACATTGTTGATGCAGATATGGAAGTTAAAAAAGCTCAGGCGGCCGAAGCTGCAGGCGCAGACACACTTATGGAGCTCGGAACTGGCGGAGATTTCCTTGCAATTAGAAAAAAGGTCATCGACAGCATTTCTCTTTCAGTGGGTTCAGTACCTCTTTACCAGGCTTTCATTGAGGCTGCAAGAAAATACGGTTCAATTGTGCATATGACCGAAGAAGAACTCTTCAAGGCAACCGAAGACCAGGCAAAGCTCGGAACCAACTTCATGGCAATCCACACAGGAATCAACAATATCACCATGGATCGGCTTAAAGCCCATGGCAGGTACGGTGGCCTCTGCTCCCGTGGTGGTGCCTTCATGACTTCCTGGATGCTCCACAACGAAAAGGAAAACCCTCTTTATGCAAACTTTGATTATCTCATTGAAATCCTCAAGGAGCACGAAGTAGTCCTTTCTACAGGAAATGGAATGCGTGCAGGTGCAGTCCACGACGCAACTGACCGTGCCCAGATCCAGGAACTCATTATCAATGCCGAACTGGCTGATAAAGCCCACAAACAGGGTCTACAGGTCATTGTCGAAGGTCCGGGTCACGTCCCTCTAGACCAGATCGGAACCAACGTAAAACTCATGAAGGAAATGAGCGGTCACAAGCCTTTCTACATGCTCGGTCCACTTGTAACTGACATCGCACCCGGTTATGACCACATCGTAACCGCAATCGGAGCATCTGTATCTGCATCATACGGATGTGATTTCCTCTGCTACGTTACTCCTGCAGAACACCTGGCTCTTCCAAACCTCGAAGATGTCATCACAGGAGTCAAAACCTCCAGGATTGCAGCTCATGTAGGCGATATGGTGAAATATCCAGACAGGGCAAGAGAACAGGACCTTGCGATGGGCAGGGCCAGAAGAGAACTTGATTGGCAAAAGATGTACTCTCTTGCAATCGATCCAGAACACGCAAAAGAAGTTAGGAACAGCAGGGCTCCCGAAGATACAGATGCCTGCACAATGTGCGGTAACTTCTGCGCCCTCAAGATCGTAAACCAGAACTACAACCTTGCAAAATAA